From Variovorax sp. PMC12, the proteins below share one genomic window:
- a CDS encoding SDR family NAD(P)-dependent oxidoreductase yields the protein MNDLKDKAVLVTGASTGIGAAVARALGQAGARVAVHYRGSAGEARNVARDIEAAGGRALLVQADVTDTAAVDRMVKTVHAEFGRIDVLVNNAGGFVKRSPIVDADDDYIDAVFRLNARSVVAVSRRVIPLMAAGGGGAIINVTTQAARTGGGPGAGLYAACKGFVSTITRTMAKELVKDKIRVNAVAPGVIETPFHDGHSSPEVLKNFANAIPMGRLGTAQECVGAFLFLASEAASGYVTGQVIEVNGGQVMP from the coding sequence ATGAACGATCTGAAGGACAAGGCGGTACTGGTCACGGGCGCGAGCACCGGCATAGGCGCGGCGGTGGCGCGCGCGCTGGGGCAGGCCGGCGCGCGGGTGGCGGTGCACTACCGGGGCAGCGCCGGCGAGGCGCGCAACGTGGCGCGCGACATCGAGGCCGCCGGCGGCCGCGCGCTGCTGGTGCAGGCCGACGTGACCGACACCGCCGCCGTCGACCGCATGGTGAAGACGGTGCATGCCGAGTTCGGCCGCATCGACGTGCTGGTCAACAACGCGGGCGGCTTCGTGAAGCGCTCGCCCATCGTCGATGCGGACGACGACTACATCGACGCGGTGTTCCGCCTCAATGCGCGCTCCGTGGTGGCGGTGAGCCGCCGCGTGATTCCGCTGATGGCCGCCGGTGGCGGCGGTGCGATCATCAACGTGACCACGCAGGCCGCGCGCACCGGCGGCGGGCCGGGCGCGGGGCTCTACGCGGCTTGCAAGGGCTTCGTGTCGACCATCACGCGCACCATGGCCAAGGAACTGGTGAAGGACAAGATCCGCGTCAATGCGGTGGCGCCGGGCGTGATCGAGACGCCTTTTCACGACGGGCATTCGAGCCCCGAGGTGCTGAAGAACTTTGCCAATGCCATTCCCATGGGGCGGCTGGGCACGGCCCAAGAGTGCGTCGGCGCCTTCCTGTTCCTGGCGAGCGAGGCGGCCAGCGGTTATGTG